The window TGTGGCGTATAAAGATACAACCACCTTGATTGCTTATTCTGTGCGAGAGGATTCTATTCCAACCAGCAATACTTCTTTTAATTTACTGGGTAGCTACAATGATCCTGTTTTTGGATATTCGTCTGCCTCTATTTACACACAAGTGCTATTACCAAATGGCTTAGCAAATGTGAATTTAGGTCCTACTGGACAAATACTCGATTCTGCTGTTTTAGTCTTACCTTATGGCTTGTATTACTACGGAAATTTGGATCCTCAAACTGTACAAGTATATCAAGTAACACAAGATTTTTACAACGATAGTACTTATTACTCTTCTCGTAATTTAGCCACAGGAGCTTTGATTGGCAGCCAACTTGTGTTTCCTCAACCAACAATTGGAAGCATCGTAAATGGAGTGAGTCAAGAGCCGCAACTTCGTATTCGTTTGAATACAGCTTTTTTCGAATCGACTTTTTTGAGGAGTCCAGATTCTAATTTAGTGAGTAACGCCGCCTTCGTTAATTATTTTAAAGGAATATACATTACCCCTGCTAATGGTCATCAATACCAACACCAAGGAGCTATTTTGACGTTTAATTTATTAGACCCTATTTGCGGAATTCAGTTGTATTATCGGAATCCAAAAACACCTCCATACTTGAGTGCCAATACAATTACATTCTCTATTAATGGCAGTTCTGCGCGTTTCGGACATTTTTACCACAATTATCGCGGAACATCTGTTTTAGCGCAATACTCAGACACCACTTTGGGAACCAATAATGTCTATGTGCAATCCATCGCGGGAGTAAAAACGGAAATTAAAATTCCACACTTACAAAATTGGACAGACTCTGGAAAAATAGTTGTCAATAAAGCCGAATTTGACATCAGCGTTAATGCTGCTTATGCAGACAATAGCTATCTAGCTCCTACACAAATGTATTTAGTTGCTATTGATTCCATGGGTAAAGAGGAAATACTCCCAGATCAAAATGTAAGTTCCAATTATTTCGGTGGAGTTTATAATACTGCCAATTCCACCTACACATTCGATATTGCCCGCTACGTACAACAAGTGTTAAATGGGCATTTGAAAAACAGAGGACTTTATTTAGTTGCCGGAGGAAGTGCTGTAAATGCCAACCGTGTTGTTCTTTATGGAGGTTCAAAAACAAATCCGGGAAAAATGCGATTGCGATTAACCTATACAAAATTATATTGAAATGTGTGGAATTGTTGCTTACATCGGTCAAAAAGAAGCGTATCCCATTTTAATAAAAGGCTTACACCGCCTTGAATACAGAGGATACGACAGCGCAGGAGTTGCCTTATTGAATAAAAAAGGCGAACTAAATGTTTACAAATGCAAAGGAAAAGTTGCCGAGCTCGAAAAATTTATTTCCGGAAAGGATAAAGAAGGAATTATCGGTATTGGGCATACGCGTTGGGCTACACACGGCGAACCAAATGACGTGAATGCACATCCGCACCATTCCGAATCAAAAGAGTTGGTTATTATTCACAACGGAATTATTGAAAATTACGCACCACTGCGCGCGGAATTGAAAAAAAGAGGACATCATTTTTTGAGTGATACCGATACGGAAGTATTGATCCATCTCATCGAAGATGTGCAACAAAATTTAAAAACAGATTTAACAGAAGCCGTAAGAATCGCGCTGAATCAAGTAATTGGCGCTTACGCGATTGTTGTTTTATCAAAAAATAATCCGAACGAATTAATTGCTGCAAAAAAAGGCAGCCCATTGGTTATCGGAATTGGAGAAGATGAATTTTTTCTTGCTTCGGATGCCACACCCATTGTGGAATATACAAAAAACGTAGTGTATTTGGAAGACGAAGAAATCGCCATCATCACAAGAGGACAAAAACTCAAGTTAAAAACGATTAAGAACAAAGAAAAAATTCCTTACATCCAAGAATTGGAAATGAAATTGGAAACGCTGGAAAAAGGCGGCTTTGATCATTTCATGCTGAAAGAAATTTACGAACAACCACGTTCCATACACGATAGCATGCGCGGCAGACTGAGCGCCGAGAAGGGAACGGTTATTTTAGGCGGAATTATTGATTACGAAAAAAAATTTTTGAACGCTAAACGAATTATTTTCGTGGCATGCGGAACCTCTTGGCACGCAGGACTTGTAGGCGAATATCTTTTTGAAGATTTAGCACGCATTCCGGTGGAAGTAGAATACGCCTCTGAGTTTAGATATCGGAATCCGATTATTTATGAAAGCGATGTAATCATCGCCATTTCACAATCCGGTGAAACTGCTGATACATTGGCAGCCATCACATTGGCAAAATCAAAAGGCGCTACTATTATTGGCGTTTGTAATGTGGTTGGTTCTTCTATTGCACGCGCTACAGACGGCGGATCATATACACATGCTGGTCCAGAAATTGGCGTTGCATCCACCAAAGCATTTACCGCACAAGTTACCGTTCTTACCTTGATGGCTTTGCGAATCGCTCATTTAAAAGGAACTATTTCCGAATCAAAATTCCGACAATTATTAAACGAATTAGAAGCAATTCCTGAAAAAGTAAAAAAGGTTTTATTACTGAATGACAAAATAAAATTCATTGCTGACAATTATAAAAAAGCACGCAATTTCCTTTATTTAGGCAGAGGATATAGTTTTCCAGTTGCCTTGGAAGGTGCGTTAAAATTAAAAGAAATTTCGTACATCCATGCCGAAGGTTATCCTGCAGCAGAAATGAAACACGGTCCAATTGCCTTGATTGACGAGGAAATGCCGGTAGTGGTAATTGCTACAAAAGGTTCGTCTTATGAAAAAGTGGTGAGCAATATTCAGGAAGTAAAAGCGCGCAAAGGAAAAATTATTGCCGTGATTACCGAAGGCGATACTGTGGTGAAAGAAATGGCGGATTATGTTATTGAAATTCCGGAAACAGACGAAATTTTGGTGCCACTTATTTCTGTTATTCCTTTGCAATTACTTTCGTACCACATCGCTGTAATGCGCGGTTGTAATGTAGATCAGCCACGAAATTTGGCAAAATCAGTAACGGTAGAATAAATTTATTTTCCACTTTTTATTTTCTCTTTCGAGAAACTTTTTTTCAAAAATCAATGTCTAAGAAAAAAATAGTTTTAGCGATAACAGGTGCGAGCGGTTCGATTTACGCAAAAGTATTACTCGAAAAATTATCCGCTTTAAGCGCGCAAATAGAAACGGTTGGCGTGATAATGAGCGACAATGCCAAAGAAGTTTGGAAACACGAACTCCAAAATAATGACTTCGAAAAAATAATTTTTCAGACCTACGAAAAAAATAATTTTTACGCGCCCTTTGCATCTGGTTCTGCGCGTTACGATACGATGATTATTTGTCCGTGTTCGATGGGAACTTTGGCGCGTATTGCTTCCGGAATTTCAAACGATTTAACTACGCGTTCGGCAGACGTAATTTTAAAAGAGCGCAGAAAATTAATTTTGGTAACGCGCGACACTCCGCTGAATTTGATTCACATCAACAATATGAAAACGATTACCGAAGCAGGCGGAATTATTTGTCCAGCAAGTCCTTCCTTTTACAGCAATCCGAAAACATTGGACGAATTAGCTGCCACTGTTATTGATCGCGTACTCGACCTTTGCGGATTAGAACAAAAAACTTTTCGCTGGAAAGAATAAATTATATCGAAGAAAAAAAGTTTTTCAAAAAAATAATTTTTCGAAGATGAATTTTGGAAGAAGATTTTATCGTTCAAAAAAATAATTTTTCAAACGATTATACTCTAAATCCTATAATCAGCATATCATCCACTTGTTCTAAGTTTCCTCTCCATTGTTCTATTGTTTTGGAAAGAATGTTTTTTTGTTCGTCCATCGACAAATTGCTTATTTCGGTGATAATTTCTTTAAATCTATTCACTTTGAATTTCTTGCCTTCTGGTCCGCCGAATTGATCGGCATAACCGTCCGAAAACAAATAAATCATGTCTCCTTTTTCAATTGCCATGGTGTGGTTCGAGAATTTTTGTTCGAGTTCGTGGTAACTTCCAATAGCAATATTATCTCCTTTTATTTCTTGCACATTTTTATTTCTAACTAAATACATTGGATTATAAGCGCCTGCAAACTGAATTTCTTTTTTCTCAAATTGAATGGAGCAAAGCGCTAAATCCATACCATCTCGGAGTTTATTTGTTTCGGAAGTTTGCTTAAAGGCTTCGCTTATTCCTTTGTTTAAACGATCTAAAATTTTTGCTGGTTCTGTTCCTTCTGCATCCACCGATTGCTTCAATAAGTTGTATCCTACGATGCTCATAAATGCGCCTGGAACACCGTGCCCAGTACAATCCACAGCGGCAATTAAAATACGATCCGATTTTTTATCTATCCAATAAAAATCTCCACTCACAATGTCTTTCGGTTTATACAACACAAACGAATTCGGGAGATACGCTTTTATCAGCCTTTCCGGAGGCAAAATCGCTTCTTGAATTCGTTTTGCATAGCGAATACTGTCCGTAATATCTTTGTTTTTTTCGGCGAGTTCTTCGTTTTTAACTGCTAATTCGATGGTGCGTTCGGCTACTTTTTGTTGCAATTCTTTTTGAGATTTTTTAAGATTTCGAGTTCTCATTTTATCAAATCCATAAATCGCAAATACAATTAAAATGAGCATCAGAATATAAAAAATAGCGGTTTGCCAAAAAGGCGGCGCTACAAAAAAGGAATACGTTGCTGGCTTGCTGTCCCACAAACCATCGTTATTACACGCACGCACCATGAATGTGTAATTTCCGGGAGGAATATTGGAATACGTTGCCTCGTTCAGTACGGTAAATCCGGGCGACCAATCTTTATCAAATCCTTCTAATTTATACTGATACAACACTTTTTGCGGACAAGTCAAACTAATACCCACAAACTGAAACGTAAGATGATTTTGATTGTAGGCAAATTTCGCATTCGTAGGAAAAGTGGTGTCCTTCATAAAAATTTTTAATCCGCTGATAACCGTATTCGGCTCCACCGTATTGGGTTTATCTTCTGAAAGATTAAATTTTAAGGCACCCATAATAGTTCCGAACCACAAATTGTGATTGGCATCCATACAAACGGCATTCGGATTATTTTCAACACCTAAAAATCCTTCGTCTTTTCCGTAATGGAATACCTGATTGGTTTTGCTGTCTATTTTATCTATTTCGCGACTGTTTCCTATCCAAATATTATTTTCTTTGTCTGCAATTACGGAGTACGGAGAATCGCTGCTTAAGCCGTTACTTGTGTTAAAATTGGTAAATGTTTTTCCGTCGTATTTATACAAACCGCCGCCATACGCGCCAAACCAAAGGTTGTGATTTTGATCTTCCGTAATACACAAAATAAAACGATGTGTAATTCCGGTGGATTCATCAAAGGTTTTAAAGCTCGTTCCGTCGTACATCGAAAGATATCCGCCCAAAGCGCCAAACCATAAATCGCCTTTGCTGTCTTTAAAAATGCGATAAATATTATCACCGCCCAAGCCGTCGGCGGCAGAATAATTGCGAAACGAATTAGTTTGCGGATCAAATTTGGACGCGCCTTCCTTCGTGCCAAACCACATATTTCCCTTGTTGTCTTCGTTAATTGCATACACCACATTTCCAGCTAAACCGTCGTCTTTGGTATACGTTTTAAATTTCTTTTTTCCGAAAGGTAATTCACATACGCCGCCAAATCCGGTACCAAACCATAAATTGTGTGCGTTGTCTTCGTACATCGAAAGTACCACATTGCTTGACAATCCATCTTCTGCGGTATAATTCACAATTTTATGTTCTTCTTGTTCGTTCACCGACGATTTCGAAAAAATAATTTTTGAAACGCCATTATTCGTGCCCAACCAAATATTCCCTTCGTGATCACACAAAACCGACCACACCAAATTATTTACCAATCCATCTTGCTCATCGTACAATTGAAAACGCTCACCGCGATATTGATTTAATCCGAGATCCGTTCCAATCCACACATTTCCTTCTTTATCTTGAAACACCACTTTCGCATTGAAATAACTCAAGCCTTGTTTCGTACTGTACGTTTTAAAAATAGCTTTTGAAATGGCTTCTTCTCTGTCGGACGATGCGTAAGGAATCACTTTCGTAACGCCGCCGCCAGTAGTTCCAATCCAAACGGAATGATCGCGATCTTCACAAATACTTTCAATGAAATCCGACTCTAAATTATTTTGAGAATTGATAGAAGGAATTTTTTTATCCAATGCCTTTTCGGGATATTTTGCTGAAAAACCATCGGGGATTTGCAGCACAGAAACGCCTGCGTCAGCCGTTCCTACCCACATTTCATTTTTATTAACCAATGTCAAAGCCGTGATGTGATTACTCGAAAGTCCTTTGTCGGTGTTGAGTTGCGAAAAAGAAGCGGAAGAACTCAAATCAAATTTCGGGTCGTAAATCGTGATCCCATTATCCGTTGCCATCCAAATATTTCCTTTATTATCTTTACAAAGCGCATACACATTATCGCTCGCTAAACCGTCTTTTTTAGAAAGCGAAATCATGGTGTTGGATGCTGGGTCGTGAATAAAAATTCCTGCACCTTCTGTAGCAATCCAAAATTTTCCATTTCCATCTTCTAAAATCGAGGTAATTGTTTTAAAGCGCGTGTATTGATCGAGGTTTAAATCCACAATTTTTTTCGTCTCCGCATTGTATCTCGATACACTTCCCGCCCAATGCCCAAACCAAATATTTCCGTTTTTATCTTTGTAAGAAGTAGTTACCCAATCTTCCGCCAAACCATCTTTTTTAGAATAGGTTTTAAACGTTCTTCCATTGTATTTGGTCAAGCCAGAAAGTGTTCCAATCCAAAGATTTCCTTCGTTGTCCTGAACAATCGATTGCACCTGCGATTGCGGCAAACCCTGTTCTACTCCATAATGAATAAAACTGGTTGTTTGTGCCTCTATTTTTTCGGATAAAAATAGCACAAAACTCCAGAGAAAAAGGAGCGAAAAAAATATTTTTTTGATTACCATGCGGACGTATATTTTGAAGTTTCTTGGATGTATCTTGTTACATTAATTTCGACATTGTCTTTGTAATAATATTCGCTTCCCCAAACGTAGGATTCTCTGCGGTAAGAAATTATTTTTTTGCCGAGTGTAACCGTAATTGTTTTTACATTTTTGAGAAACCCTGGAACTTCCATCACCGCAACGCTTGGCGCTTCTTCCATTTGATACGAATGAATGTCTGGCACTTTTTTCTGCTCGTTTATTTTGATGGAGCGTTTCGCAAATGCCGCCGCCTGAATCAAGCCTTTTATTTCTTGCTCTTGTACTTGCTCATTGATAATAGTTTCTTTTTGTTTTTTTTCTTCCTGCTTATGCAATCCGTTTGATTTTGATTTTAATTCCGCTTCTCTTCGCAAGGTTTCAATGACAGAATTACTTTCGGCAACGGCTTTCATTTTTTCGTATTTTTTTTCTTTCTCGATGCGTTCATTTTCGGCAACGGCTTTCAATAAATCATTTTCGTATTTCGAACGAATACCTGCATTTTTTTTCGCTAATTCTGCTTTTGCTTCTTTTTCTTTTTCTAATTTGATTGCGTCTGTTTCCATGCTTTCCGAAGGATTTTTATCGCTCTCTTTTGTCTTTAAGTCCGTTTCTTCGCTTGATTTTAATTTCGCTAATTCAGCCGCATCTTTTTGCGCACGTTGTTGTGCCGCCAATTGCTTTGCGGCGTCCGATTTTGATTTGTCATCGGCGGCTTTTTGCGCTGCCAATTTATCTTGTTCTGCTTTTTCTTTTGCCCGCTTTTCCGCCAATGCTTTGGCTTCCGCATCGTGATCTATCAACAATCCGTTTGCAAATTGTTTCAGATAATCTTCGTCATCCATAAACGTATTTTTGCCATCAAAAATCACTTTTGTAAAAGGATTTTTGTATTTCGAAACATTTACATCCGCATTTCCTGCTTCGAAAAAAGGGACTTCAATTTCGTATATCGGAAAAATATTTTCTTTGTCTGTTGGGATAGTTGCCATCACCAGCAAACTCATGTTTACTGCGCCTTCGGCAGAAAAAGTAATTTTATAATTCGCACCGAAATCCAGAAAAAATTTGAATTTTCCATTTTTCCCGGTGGTAAGTTGCGTTTGTTTTTCGGTATTTTTGTACAACGTTACCACTGCGCCAGAAAGCGGCTTGTTGTTCTTCAAACATTTTCCGTCAAACTCCAAATAGCCCACTACTTTATGTTGCGCCGAAACAACAATCGCACTTCCGAAAAGCACGAACAGCAACAAAAGCAAGCGCTTAAAAAGTGTTTCGAAAAAATATTTTTTCAAGGGCATAAAATAGTTTCTCGATTATTGCGCCTAAAATTTAGCAACGAAAGATAAACTTTTTTCGGAAGATAAAAAACTTGAGTTAATTATATTAAAGTGAGTACTTGAAAATAGTGCCAAAACTATTTAGTCCGCCAGCATTAGTCATTCCATACAATACGTTGTTTGAAAGAACCAAGGAACCATGTGGAAACGCGCCCGGAGAAGCAGTAGTACTGAAATTGACCAAATTGGTAAACCCAGTACCTCCCGTACTTATAGAAAAAACATCTCCTCCAGCAGCTGTTCCGCCATCGGTTGTCATACCATACAGGGTGCTTCCGTTAATTATAAAAGTGCCATAAGGCGTAGAGCCATTTATTCCTGTAAAATCGAATGAGTCGGTAAAGCCTGTGCCAGTGGTGCTTACAGCATATACATTACCAAGGCTATTGGCTCCTCCCGCATTAGTCATTCCATACAATGTAGTTCCTGATAGAATTACTGAACCGTCGGGGTTGGCACCATTGGTTCCAGTAAAAGTAACCAATTTAGTAAAAATTTTGCTGCTAATAGTGTATGAGAATACAGTTCCGTCGTTGGCAGATCCGCCGCCCAAATAAGCGGTTCCGTATAATACGCCATTGGCAAGTGCTAATGTGCAATATGGCTCCATGCCAGTTGTTCCGCTATTAAAGTCATATAGGTCGGTATAAACATTTCCAGTAAGGTTGAAGGAAAAAATATTTCCGAGTCCATTTGCTCCTCCAGTCGGCGTTGTTGCATAGAGGGTGTTTCCGGAAACGGTTAAACCGCCTTGAGGATGAACACCGTCGTTTGCAGTGCTTCCAAAAGCGTGAAGTATACTAATTGCACCTCCGCTGGTGCTTATGGAAAATATAACGCCAGCGCCATTAGCGCCACCCTGTGGTGTCATGCCATACAGGGTGCTGCCAATAATTATTAAATCACTGCTAGGTCCACTGCCATCTGCTGTGCCTCCTGCGAAATCATGTAAATCAGTATATCCTGTTCCGTTAGTTTGAATAGAGAAAATGTTTCCAAGTCCATTTGTTCCGCCAGCTGATGTCATTCCGTATAAGATGGTACCCGAGAGAATTAATGAGCCGTAGGGATTTTGTCCGGTTGTTGAAGTAAAGTTGAAAAGATTTGTAAATGTTCCTCCACTTGGTGTAACTGGCGTAGATGGTGTGGATGTTGAAGTAGGGGTATCTGATTTTTTACACGAAGTAATTACTACGATTGATAGAAGGATAAGACTTAGTTTTTTCATCTCTTAGGTTTGGAATTAGGTGCGATTTTTTAGCTGCAAACAAAAGTATCAAAAAAATGTTACGTTGGCATATAATTTTGGAGAAAGCACGAACAACAGCAAAAGAAAGCGTATCAAAAGTGACTTCGAAAAAATAATTTTTCAAAGCTCCTTTTATAAGAAGGTTTTTTATTCTGATTTTCGGATATCCTTTAATACCAATTGCAACGAAACGTTTCCGTTCCATTCATTTTCCTCAATAGAATAACAAATATCAAACGATTTTTTTTCTGAAACGTGTTGATAATATTGCCCCATATTAAATCCAATCGCCGAAAAATTATTTTTTGGAGCGCTTGAATTTCCAATCATTATTTTCAAATGATTTACGCCTACAATACTTGGATTTCCGACACTTATAACATTTTTTGAGATAAAAATCGGCGTCATATTTTGCGGACCAAATGGTGCAAATTGTTTTAGCAATCGAAAAAATTTCGGCGTAATATCTTCAAATTTTAATTCAGCGTCAATTTCAATTTCTGGCGTTAGCAAACGTTCTTCAATCGTTTCAGAAACAATTTTTTCAAATCGTTCCATAAAAATTTTCACATTTTCCAATTTCATTGTCAAGCCTGCCGCATATTTATGTCCGCCAAATTGTTCGAGTAAATCGCCGCATTTTTCAATCGCGTAATACACATCAAAATCTTTTACCGATCGCGCGGAGCCTGTTGCCATTCCTGACGATTCCGTTAAAATAATCGTAGGGCGATAATATTTTTCTATCAAGCGCGAAGCCACAATTCCGATAACGCCTTTGTGCCATTCGGGATAAAAAAGTACGGTTGTTTTCCTGTCCACCATTTCCGCATCTTCTTCAATCATATCAATGGCTTGCTGCGTAATTATGGTGTCGATATTTTTACGTTCCGAATTGGTGATGTTGATGTTTCTACCCGAATCCAATGCGTTTTCTTCTTTCTCCGAAATCAATAATTCAACGGCTTTTTTTCCGCTTTCCATGCGGCCAGCAGCGTTAATGCGCGGGCTAATTACAAACACAATATCCGTAACGGAAAGTTCTTTTTTGAGATTATTTAATTGTAAAATTGCTTTTATTCCTGGTCGCGGCGCGGTATTCAACTGTTTCAATCCAAAATGTGCAAGAATTCTATTTTCGCCTACAATTGGTACAATATCCGCAGCAATACTAATCGCAACCAAATCCAAATAAGCGTTTAATTCACTCGTCGAAAAATTATTTTTTTGAGTGTAAGCTTGCACTAATTTGAATCCAATTCCGCAACCGGAAAGTTCATCAAAAGGATACGTGCAATCTGCGCGTTTAGGATCGAGCACCGCAACAGCATTGGGAATCTCATCTCCTGGACGATGGTGATCGCAAATAATAAAATCGATGTTTTTTTCGTTTGCGTACTTTATTTTTTCATTCGCTTTGATGCCGCAATCCAACGCAATGACGAGCGAAAAATTATTTTTTTGAGCAAAATCAATCGCCGCAAAAGAAATTCCGTAACCTTCCGAATAACGATCTGGAATGTAATAATCTATTTGAGAAAATATTTTTTTGAAAAACGCATAAACCAATGCTACAGCGGTTGTCCCGTCTACATCATAATCTCCGTAAATTAAAATTTTTTCCTTTTTTGCAAGTGCTTTTTCAATTCGCAGAATGGCTTTGTCCATGTCTTTCATCAAAAAAGGATCGTGTAAAAAACTCAATTGCGGACGAAAATAAAATTTTGCTTCGTCGTAATTGTGTACGCCGCGTTGCACCAATAAATTCGCTGTTATTGAATCTATTTTGAGTTCTTCCGCCAGATTTTCCACCAACGTTTTATCTCCCGCTTTTTTGATTTCCCAACGTTTTTCCATCCTCAAAAAAATATTTTTTTCAATCTCGTTTTACGGAATTTTTTTTCACAATTTGAATTTGCTTTTGAATGGATTCTTTATGTATCGCTTCTAATATTTCTTTGATAAAATCTTCGCTTAAACCCAATGTTTCAGCCATTTTTAATTGCCTGTTTAAAATGCTTTCCCATCTTTTTATTTGAAGAACAGTTACGTTATTATCGCGTTTGTATTCCCCAATTTCTTCCGCAATTTCCATCCTTTTTGCAAGCGATTGAAACAATTCATCGTCGATCTCATCCATCAAAACACGCAGTTGTTCTAACCTATTTTTAAATTCTTTATTGTGTGAATTTGGATTTTTTACAATTAAGCCCTTCATTAATGCTGCGAGTTCGTCGGGCGTAATTTGTTGCTGCGCATCGCTCAAAGCCTTGTCGGGATGGATGTGCGACTCAATCATCAAGCCTGCCATATCCATATCAAGCGCTTTTTGAGCAACGGATGCTAGCAAATTCCTTTTCCCACAAATGTGGCTGGGATCGCAGATAATGGGCAGTTCCGGAAAAAAAAGTTTTAGCTCAATCGGAATTTGCCATTGCGGATCATTTCGATATTTTGTTTTTTTGAACGCAGAAAAACCTCTGTGAATAGCAATTAGCTTGGTAATTCCTGCTTGGTTAATTCTTTCCAAAGCGCCCATCCATAACTGAACATCTGGATTAACGGGGTTTTTCACCATCACCGGAATATCAACATCTTTTAATGCATCGGCTATTTCTTGCACAGAGAAAGGATTTGCGGTCGTGCGCGCTCCAATCCAAAGTACATCAACGCCGCCTTCCAAAGCTTCGTGAACGTGATGCGCATTCGCCACTTCCACGGCAGTGAGCAAACCCGTTTCTGCTTTCACTTTTTTTAACCATTGTAATGCGATGGATCCCGCTCCTTCAAAGGAATTTGGGCGTGTGCGCGGCTTCCAAATTCCAGCGCGAAAAATACTTACTGCCGTTTTTTTTTTCAATTCCAGTGCCGTTTCCAACACTTGTTTTTCGGTTTCGGCACCACAGGGACCGCTTATTAATAAAGGATTTCCGGCATTTGGCAGCCAATCGCGCAAGGCGCTTATTTTTAATGTAGGATGTTGGTTCATTTTTTTTGCGCGTACGCCTGCAAAAGCAAATCGATGTCCACCATCATTCGGTTAATATCCGTAGAATCCGTGCCATCGTACAATCCGCGAATGTGTTTTTCTTTGTCCACCAACGAAAATTCTTTCGGATGTAAAAAATCATCCGCGCCGCCATCACCTTGCGAAACAGAAGCAAAATAAGACGTGCGCGCCAAATCATAAATTTCCTTTTTATCGCCAGTAACCAAATGCCATTGGTTCGGATCCGCATCGTGCAACTTCGCGTAAGCCGCTAAAGCAGGCACAGAATCGCCGACAGGATTGACGGAATACGAAATAAATTTTACGTATGAATTGTTTTTATATTTTTTGAAAACGCGTTCCATTTGAGAAGACATCTGCAAACATTGACCTTGGCAAGTGGTGAAGAAAAAATCAGCGACGTAAATTTTATTATCAAAATCCTTTTGAGAAATCTTTTTTCCGCTTTGGTCAATCACATTAAAATCGCCTACGCGATGATAAACCGTATCGCGCTTGTATTGCCCATTTACGAGTGCAGAATCTACTTCTTTTGGGCCGTAATACGGCAAATAATGCATGGGTTTTGGGTGCGCGGAAATAAAATAGCCGATGCCAAGCGCCACAATTGCAGAAAAAACAAGGATGATATTGGTGGTTGATTTTTTCATGACGAGAAATTTTTTTCGCGACAAAATTACTCAAAGAACAGAAGGAAAGCTATTTATTCCGTCGAAAAATTAATTTTTCGACACTGTTTTTTGAACTCAAAAATTGGTCTCAAAAAAATAATTTTTCAAACGCATTTTTGGTCTATTTATTTTTTGCTTTTAACGACCAAGTAAAAAAGAATTCTGCGACTGTATCGCCTGCTTCATCCACGCCAACTGATTTTACATCAATTGTTATTCCACTTTCATTTTGCTTTGCTTGTTGAATGGCTTCCGAAATTAATTTGCCATCCGAACACGTAAAAGAAATTTTTCCAACTGCTTTTTTAAAAAATGAAGATTGATTTTTTGTTACCAACATCGAAATTTTTGGAGATGAATTATAAATGCCGTTCATTACC of the Bacteroidia bacterium genome contains:
- the recJ gene encoding single-stranded-DNA-specific exonuclease RecJ; this translates as MEKRWEIKKAGDKTLVENLAEELKIDSITANLLVQRGVHNYDEAKFYFRPQLSFLHDPFLMKDMDKAILRIEKALAKKEKILIYGDYDVDGTTAVALVYAFFKKIFSQIDYYIPDRYSEGYGISFAAIDFAQKNNFSLVIALDCGIKANEKIKYANEKNIDFIICDHHRPGDEIPNAVAVLDPKRADCTYPFDELSGCGIGFKLVQAYTQKNNFSTSELNAYLDLVAISIAADIVPIVGENRILAHFGLKQLNTAPRPGIKAILQLNNLKKELSVTDIVFVISPRINAAGRMESGKKAVELLISEKEENALDSGRNINITNSERKNIDTIITQQAIDMIEEDAEMVDRKTTVLFYPEWHKGVIGIVASRLIEKYYRPTIILTESSGMATGSARSVKDFDVYYAIEKCGDLLEQFGGHKYAAGLTMKLENVKIFMERFEKIVSETIEERLLTPEIEIDAELKFEDITPKFFRLLKQFAPFGPQNMTPIFISKNVISVGNPSIVGVNHLKIMIGNSSAPKNNFSAIGFNMGQYYQHVSEKKSFDICYSIEENEWNGNVSLQLVLKDIRKSE
- a CDS encoding chorismate mutase, coding for MNQHPTLKISALRDWLPNAGNPLLISGPCGAETEKQVLETALELKKKTAVSIFRAGIWKPRTRPNSFEGAGSIALQWLKKVKAETGLLTAVEVANAHHVHEALEGGVDVLWIGARTTANPFSVQEIADALKDVDIPVMVKNPVNPDVQLWMGALERINQAGITKLIAIHRGFSAFKKTKYRNDPQWQIPIELKLFFPELPIICDPSHICGKRNLLASVAQKALDMDMAGLMIESHIHPDKALSDAQQQITPDELAALMKGLIVKNPNSHNKEFKNRLEQLRVLMDEIDDELFQSLAKRMEIAEEIGEYKRDNNVTVLQIKRWESILNRQLKMAETLGLSEDFIKEILEAIHKESIQKQIQIVKKNSVKRD
- a CDS encoding SCO family protein; its protein translation is MKKSTTNIILVFSAIVALGIGYFISAHPKPMHYLPYYGPKEVDSALVNGQYKRDTVYHRVGDFNVIDQSGKKISQKDFDNKIYVADFFFTTCQGQCLQMSSQMERVFKKYKNNSYVKFISYSVNPVGDSVPALAAYAKLHDADPNQWHLVTGDKKEIYDLARTSYFASVSQGDGGADDFLHPKEFSLVDKEKHIRGLYDGTDSTDINRMMVDIDLLLQAYAQKK
- a CDS encoding DUF4442 domain-containing protein; translation: MYLLKSLPMAYLAGIRVKEFSAEKTILSIQFSWLTQNPFRSIYFACLAMAAEISTGLLVMNGIYNSSPKISMLVTKNQSSFFKKAVGKISFTCSDGKLISEAIQQAKQNESGITIDVKSVGVDEAGDTVAEFFFTWSLKAKNK